Sequence from the Thermomicrobiales bacterium genome:
GTCGATTCGCTGCGCGCAATTGGCTACGGTGAAGGCAAGACGCCCTTTGGCAAAGACAACATGGCCCGATCTGCGTTCACCGAGTGGCTCACAGCCGGTCGCCCCATGCGATTGATCTACGGCTGGGCGAAACTGCTTGCCTTCGTTTTCCTGGGCGGTCTGGTCGGTTACGAACTGCGAGATTCCTCGGGCACCCTGCTGGGCGATATCTACGGCTGGGACCCATTCCGCTGGTTCGGGTGGGCCTGCGTTTGGGCATCGGTGATTCTCAGCATTGTTCGTGGTTTGCCGGTGATCTACGACGCCATCCTCACGTACGGCCCGCAAGCAAAATCGGCATCGGAATGACGGACTCAGACGAGACATCAACGAGCCTTTCTCGGAAAGAGCGGTCCAGTCTCCCCCGAATCGAATTTCGAAAGAGCCAACGCCGCGACGCGGTGTTCTACCTCGCCGCGTTTGCCGCGGCAGCGCTCTCCTGGCTGGTGCGGCTCCTTCCTGACCTGCTTGTCGATTGGGTCGCGCTTCGCATCGGTGATTTGAGTTTCCTCGTATCGAAGTCCTGGCGCGCCAACGTCGAGTCGAATCTCTCGCATGTGCTGGACGAGCCGCCTGATTCCGCGCGGGTGCATCGCACTGCGCGATCGGTTTTTCAGTCGAATGCGCTGAATGTCGCCACAATGCTTCGAAGTCCCCACCAAAGCCCCAGACAGCTTCTCGACTCCGTTCGCGTCACACACGGCGACTGGAGCATCCTGGACGAGGCGTTGTCGGCCGGTAAGGG
This genomic interval carries:
- a CDS encoding CDP-alcohol phosphatidyltransferase family protein is translated as MANLVTIGRLILLFVAVYVLYRGGVTAIAIAAIAIGVAILLDGLDGWVARRYNETGPLGAAFDIAGDRIAENVLWVVYADLGLIPIWVPLLMLTRGFLVDSLRAIGYGEGKTPFGKDNMARSAFTEWLTAGRPMRLIYGWAKLLAFVFLGGLVGYELRDSSGTLLGDIYGWDPFRWFGWACVWASVILSIVRGLPVIYDAILTYGPQAKSASE